The Scleropages formosus chromosome 9, fSclFor1.1, whole genome shotgun sequence DNA segment ggccggaggggacacacccaggacgggacaccagtccattgcaaggtaccccaagcgggactcgaaccccagacccatcagagagcaggactgtggtccaacccactgcgccaccgcacccctcacgAAGTATAACATATTAAGAATTCTGATGTTACATTGTGTCTAAGAGACATCAAAGGATTTGCGCTACAGCTCCGATGCTGTGGAAATGTTTGCTACAGAAGCCATCGAGGGGATTTATCGCTGCGTGTATgcagtttaatattttcaatgCGTGTTTTTGCTTGACTTGGCAGGATATTGCGTTCATTGTGAAGCGTTAACATTTTGGAGTCTGATTGGTCTGGGAACCGCTTAGGGTAAACCCGAGTTAGATAACGGTTACTGTTTAAATTACTAATTTGTGGTAAAACTCACTTATTAACTTAACATGTTTCGGCGTTCTTCGGCATTGCCTCTGCTACGGTGTCGGTAGGATCTATTTATGTTTAAATCATAGAGGCGTGTCTAAAGGGGTGGTACCGGCCTCCCGGAAATATGATTGGCCCCGGTGCCCCCCAATGCTATTGGACTATAAtactgtcaatctgacaatGCTCAACGCCATTGGACCAGAGCGCTGCCCATCGTTGCCTGATTTGCAATGCGGAATCACAGTAACACGTTTTTCAGGATGAGAGGTACGACTCCATCACAGACCACGTCTCTGTTCATGGTATGAACACgcaattatattttgaaatatgtggactGGGGTGTTATCGTTCTCTGTTGCAATGGTATGGAGAGGTGAACTCCAGAGATGGTATGGAGAGGTGAACTCCAGATAACAGCAACGGTAGAGTGTGAGTGATGCAGCCTGCCGACGGCGGAGGAAAGGCTGCTGAAGCCGATTGCCCAGCCATGACCCTAGACTAGTCTAAGACTCCTATTAATTTCTAATATTTATTATGTAGCTAGCTAGTTAGTTAGCTTAGCTAGTGTAAATTCGGCAGACTTCTTCTTGAATCTCCCCCCCgccattttcattaaaaaaaaaaaaaatcctagaaTCCCCCCTGTTTATATGCTGATATTGTTAGCCAACGATAACTCCCGCCAAGGTGTAATGTAGGTGGCAATAAGAGGGTAAAAAGGAATTTGCAttggccgggaatcgaacccgggcctcCCGCGTGgcaggcgagaattctaccactgaaccaccaatgcgCACATAGAAGCTATTCACTTCTGTTTCTACAAAGGAATAATAAGTGTCCGTAAGTATCGCTAGTGTAGCGCTCATTTCTACTTCTACTTGTCTTCTAGTTTATTCAATCACATATATTTGTTcgtttgatgcttttctccaaaaggaagTGCGACTGGAGGAAAATAAAGGCCCGTTTTACCAACAGACGAAGCGCATCTCGAAGGTGTGAGTGCCGTTTACCCGGCATTCATTGCGCGCGGGGCTGCAGTGCAGCTGTTggacagtactgtactgtaccgtacCGTACCTTCTCTTTACTACAGGTGATGTCGTACATGTtcaggagaccaggagagaagCGAGTCTGAGagtgatgtgttttgagactcttcttgaacgttgtgagggattcagcagttctgagtgggagagggagatcAACCCTTCATATTCAGGCCAGAACCAATAACCTTTGGGCGTCTTCTGTGCGGGATGACCATGCCAACCGAGGGGGAGGGTTTGTCGTTGGTCCTTCTCGTCATTCGTTTCTTTTCCTGGGTGTAACTGTACACCGTTCTTCAGAATTGGTGTCACGTGTTaagttgttgtgtgtgtgaatttccccaAAGGGGGTTAATCAAGTACCTCTCCTCTCTTGTCCTCTTCTTTCCCTTCGTGTCGTATCTTCAAGTGCAAAAGTAGTGCATACCAGGAAATTCGCTTTAAGTCACCCTCCACTGTAGCCATAATACACAGAATTACATGTATTTCTTCCTCTCGaatgcaatttaatttaatctaaTTTAATAATGGACCTTGAAACGAGCAGCCACTGTATTGCATATTGATATTTTCTCTCATTGGCTGACAGATGTTCAAGTTGAGTGACCTTTTACTATAATATTAACACTAATGACTTCAATAAAGAggcaaattatgtttttttaagaCATTATTTGTAAAAGTCATGCAGAGGAGTTATTTGTGAAGGCacattactgtaattttctgtgtttttttcccagaagtagtgaaaaacatttaaaatctatGGTCGTTTGTTGTGAAAATGCTCATGtatgatttttacagaacccatTTATAAATTGAGTTGCTGACATTTGTGTGACTTTATCCTCATATCCTCATGTAATATTCATGTGAATAGTACAGATTTCAGTGATTTACAGtctcattttaatgtttctcaTTGTAATACCTCTGCTGTGGGTGTAAGGGGAAGTGTTTATAAAGTAAAAAGGGGCTCAGCGACACACTTCAGACAAGAATTCTGCGAAATTTCCGTGCATTTATTACAACTCATGTAGCCGTTCACCTGTCTGTGAtctggtggcatggtggcacgagagaacgtgggttcgatccttgctcagtctgtgtggagtttgcatgttctccccgtgtctgtgtgggtttcctccgggtgctctggtttcctcccacactccaaagacatgctgttcaggttccccatagtgtgcgagtgacacagagagagtgtgttgcactgatgtgtggatgagtgacccagtgtaagcagtgtatctagcagtgtaagtcaccgcggtgaataaggtgtgtgggctcgtaacgcTATaaagagttcatcggaagtcgctttggagaaaagcatctgctaaataaacaaatgtaaatgctgtggtCTGCTGGACTGCAGAAGTCTGCCCAGAGGGTTTGCACGCAGGGGGTCATCAGGTCTGTCAGCTCCGCCAGGCAGGTTTGCGGACAGGCCGTCACTGATCTGGGACGAGACCTTCCGGAGTCCAGCTTTCCACGAGAGAAGATGGATCAATGAAGCAATAAGAGGAGGGGCTGATGAAGGTGGACTACAGGTACTTTACGAGATCCTTCTCCACTACCTGTCACGTGAAGACAAAGGAAGATATCAGTTCCGTGGCCAGTCCCGTTCACACACTTATCTCAAAACGCAACAGGCCGAGAAGCATCTGCTGCTACTTTATGTTCATTCATcattttgatgcttttctccaaagcggtttATGATGTCAAGGCGCTTGTGCTTTTAACTATTCGACACCcgtgtaatttcactggagcaacttacgggaagtaccttgctcccaGGTACTGTAGGGAGGGAGAGGaatgaaacctgtgaccttcgggtccaaaggcagcagctctaaccactacgctgccagctgtcccctcatttcttagcgctgctgccttgggacccgaaggttgcaggtttgaatcccagctgtagtacccctgagcaaggtacttaccctaaattgctccagtaaaaatgacccagctatataactgggtaaataattgcaaattaCCAGTGAACCGCTGTAAACAAAGTGATACTTTAGCTGTGCGTGATGCTGATTTGTTAACTGCACAACAGAGTATTTGTTGTTCCGCAGTTCTCGGGGCTGTCGGTGCCCACGCTCCGGAACAAGGCGCGTCTCTAACCGGGAGCTTTTTTTTCGAATCCCTCCGCAGTCCTAACAGCAGCGCTCTGTTCCCACCGATCTGACGTCAGCCGCTCGCATGCTAACAAGGGTCCGAGACCAGGCTCTATTCGACCCGACGGCACGCGAGAGCCTTCGAAAGGGCACGGACCTTCGGAACGCGCCACGTTACTGCGGTGAGAGGTTGTGGTCGGCGGTCATTACAGCAGGACCTAATCTTTAATGACGGACACCAATGGAGGCAGAGAAAAACCTTAACCTTTGTTATTCCCATAAGTAAATGACTTATTACGTACGCTTGGATCATCCAGTGGGGAATACCTTTTCGCAACTTGTCCTTCTCGGTCAATGAGaaactaaaacaaaatgtttcacgaatattaaaaaagacattttccacatatatttacatgaaTTGTGACATACTGGCAGTGCATTACAGAATGTGGGTAAATAATaactgagaaatgtttttaaatgttaaaggtTCATAGAGGCTAAATTGTTGCTCTGGCTTAAGGTACAGAAAGATAGAAGAGAATAAAAGATAATAAGAGAATATGTGTTAGTATTAAACTGTAAGCTATGTATAGCGTTTTGCCATGGACTTTGCTAACagttagatttttttcaatattctcTCATTCACCGTATTGAAGAACTTAAGGAGAAATTTAGGATATAACATTTCAATCGTAACGCGGTTTGTATGTTGCAACACGATCGGTATTAAACGACTTACCTTGGTGAAATTCCATTTGATGTTGCTAGATGAAAAACATATATGAACAATAAAGATACAGTTAGAACACAGGCGATTCAGCAATAATTTTCACAACTTTCATTTTACCGCagcgggaaaaaaaaccttaaattcACAGTGGTATTGGACATACTTCCCAAACGTCCCTTTGCCCTTTGGCTGCTCTTTGAGCCACTTCCAAAGCGGGTGGGCCTCCTCTCCGTTCACGTCGATTTTACCGAAGAGGTCGAACTCCGCATCGTAGGACTTGGCAAACTCCTTAATCTGAGCCTCTGTGCCCGGTTCCTAGCGAGACACGAGTCGGCGCCCGGTTGAAAACCACTCGGAATCCTTTTGTCGTGCATTTTTACCGATTCCTTCCTTTACCGCCTCTCTCACGCGAAGGTCTTCTCAAGAACCCAGCTCCTTGACTGTTACGCCACCTGCCGGTCACTCTAGAGCATTGTTAGTGCAGCGGGACAGCAGTCTCAGCTCCCACGTACTGTATAATCAGATTTTCCGCAACTTAGTCCGCCGATGGTATTTTTCACAGGCCGATCTGAGCTCAGTCTCTAATTCTGCAGAGTAACGCATTAGAACATGGTGAACGATATCATACCTGTCTGCCAAACTGGTTGGATGGGAAGGCCAGGATGCATAAACCTTTCTCAGCGTACGTGGCGTGCATCTTCGCAAACTGAGAGTAGTTTACGGGCGTCTTGCTTCATTTGGAGGCTACGTTGACAATTATGCAAACTTTACCCCTGGACACACAAGTATTGGAAACACTGTTGTAACGCCTCGCCGTCCTTGCTCTTTACAATATTTCGAATGCTGACGGCATCAATGTCACTCGGCGTTGCCTCGTAACATCCGCAATAGTTTTTGCACAGTCAGCAAGAATTTTGATTattccccccccaaaccccaacTTTCACGGCGTCATTGTGCTCCGGGCCCCTTGTTCTTTCTCGGTATTTCTCACAATGAAGTGTATGGGCAGTTGTCGAATCGCTTTTGGAGCGCTGAAGAACTATGTACTGTGCATTAGAGTACTGGACAGACATGCTTACCGGTACTTTTCCAAGGAGACTTCTTTGCCGTCAATGTCTTTGGCGGAGAAGTCGTAAATGGACGTCGCTTTCTGCCAGTCTTGCACCTCCGCAGACTAAACACAGAAGGTGTCGTGTTCACACGGTGAGAGCCTTTACGACGAATCAAAGTCTCTcagttgaattttttaaaaaaaaagtcactatACTGTTAACTTTGACTGCTTTTTCGAACTGGTGAGAAATTGCCGAAACGCGTCGAACCGGACGAAACGCGGTCACGCACATACAGCAGTACCGCAGCGCTTCCATCCGAAGCTATAACAGTAATCGTTTTCAATCTTCATAGTAACGTTAATAACATTTTCGCAGTGTCGTTGACTACTGTACGATAAAAacggaaaaaaatacattaattctAATGCAAAATGCAGCATTCGAGCTGAAAAATCAGTAGAAAGCTGCCCACCGACTGCATATAGATTACAGTATGTTTGCAGCATGCACGGCCGTACCGCGGTCTTACCATAGTCTGCAGCAGAACCGAGAAAAGCACAGAGGAAGCTAGGAAATGCATGAGTGCCTTTCAGCAGGAACTGCCGAAGGGACAGAACGCGGCGTGACGGTGTCTCCCTGGTATCGCAACTTGGGCCGTTTGTGCAGAGCTCCTGCTCACGCGATGCCAGTCATCTCGTGTCTCTATGCGTAAGGCTCCGAAGTGATCATCGGTCTGGGGTTATAGCTCGTTTTTCTCTTTGACCGGTTCTAATCTTTGCTGATGACGACAAAAGCAAAGGTCTAAGATTCCATCGGTGCCACACATGACCAAACGGAGTTACTGAGTGTTAGGAGATCCTGGGACAGCGCAATAACAATTCTGATAAGGTAGCAGTTAAGCAGTTAACCATTTACCGCAGTGGTGCAGTACAGTCATGTTGTTTTGAGAAACAAGAGTAAACAATAATCtatagaacttttttttttttataccaagTGGCAATTTGCAGATTAAAAATAGCAGTGACACTATTTGTCATTTAGTGGGTTTTGAACCCGCAGCTTCGGATTGTTAATGTAAGGTACCGCTGGACGGCAGACCGGGATGCCGATCCCCGTGTGTAAGAAAGGGGGCTGGACGGTGTGTTCCAGCTACGAGGGGATCGCACTCCTGAGCCTCCGAACCCTTTTCCAGAGCACTGGCGGGGACACTGGCCGACCGTTGAGCCGCCGATCCAGGAGGAACCGTGGATTTCCATGGATCGTGGAGCAGCTCTTCTTCTAAGCACAGCTGTCTGAGGGAGCATGGGAGCGTACTAAACCGGCGTACATGTGccttgtggacttggagaaggcgtATGACCACGTGTATGTGCTGTGCGAGCTACTGCAGGGACACGGGTACC contains these protein-coding regions:
- the gpx4a gene encoding glutathione peroxidase 4a isoform X1, which gives rise to MQLVSCALFLGSLASCGITGAMSAEVQDWQKATSIYDFSAKDIDGKEVSLEKYRGKVCIIVNVASKUSKTPVNYSQFAKMHATYAEKGLCILAFPSNQFGRQEPGTEAQIKEFAKSYDAEFDLFGKIDVNGEEAHPLWKWLKEQPKGKGTFGNNIKWNFTKFLIDREGQVAKRYSPLDDPSVVEKDLVKYL
- the gpx4a gene encoding glutathione peroxidase 4a isoform X2 → MHFLASSVLFSVLLQTMSAEVQDWQKATSIYDFSAKDIDGKEVSLEKYRGKVCIIVNVASKUSKTPVNYSQFAKMHATYAEKGLCILAFPSNQFGRQEPGTEAQIKEFAKSYDAEFDLFGKIDVNGEEAHPLWKWLKEQPKGKGTFGNNIKWNFTKFLIDREGQVAKRYSPLDDPSVVEKDLVKYL